In Negativicutes bacterium, the genomic window TTTATCATCATATCATGAACATTTATATTATATTCTTGTTGTTGAATCCAACTATTAACTTTATCTTGTTCTTGTCTCCAGTATGCATCAGGTCTACTACCCAAAACTTTAATCATTTTTTCTGGATTCAATGGAGTAACGGATACAAAAATTGGTTTGATATTATTTATAATACACTTGTTTTTTAATAAATTAAGCCCCTTAATAACATAATTACTATCCCGCCCTTGGCGTAAATCATTAATACCGGCTAAAATTATCAATGTTTTAGGTCTAAAAGGTAATACGTCATTATTAAACCTATTAACTAAATCATCAACAGTATTACCACTATATCCTAAATTTCTAATTTTATAGTTGGTATAGCTTTGCCAGTTATACTCCGGATAACTAGGTGGATTAGAGATCGCTCCTCCACCATGTGTTATACTATCACCTAATGATGCTATTACCGTCTCATTTCTATCAACCGTAAAACTTTGAGAAGATGATTCAGTTATCATCTTCTCATTTTGATCATAAGCTACAACTGACCAAACATATTTTCCAGTATCAATATAAGGCTTTTTGTCATAATAATCAAATACAGCTTTTCCTGAAATTTTATATTCTCTAACCAAAGAATATTGATCATTTTGTAGTTTAGCTACTCTTAATACATAATAGTTAGCATTATTAACTGGTACCCACGTGAAAACCTGATACAACTTTGAATTTGGAACATTATCATAGTCGCCCAATGTCACAATTTTAGTTTTAGTATTGTTACTATCAATTGGTATTTCGGAACTAAATTTTGTCATTGGCAACTTATTTACATCTAATGCTCTAACTTGATAATATAAATTTTCACCATAATATTCAAGTTCAGTTCCCGGAACATAAGTAATTTTGGTTTCCTGCGTTAAAAAAACGTCCTTGTAATACTTTTTCTTTATTATCAACTCATACATTACCGCATTAGGAATTCTCTCCCAAACTAAAAAAACCTTATTGTCTTTAGAGCTTGTAGCATAGCTTATCTTTGATACTAATAAAATCGCTAACATTAATAATATAATTTTTTTCATTTTTAAACCTCAAAAAATCGGCTACTGCTATGATAGCAATAGCCGATTTTATTAATTTCTTGTAATAATTCTCGCCATACGATCATAGCGAATATAATACCAGATCCATTT contains:
- a CDS encoding SGNH/GDSL hydrolase family protein — its product is MKKIILLMLAILLVSKISYATSSKDNKVFLVWERIPNAVMYELIIKKKYYKDVFLTQETKITYVPGTELEYYGENLYYQVRALDVNKLPMTKFSSEIPIDSNNTKTKIVTLGDYDNVPNSKLYQVFTWVPVNNANYYVLRVAKLQNDQYSLVREYKISGKAVFDYYDKKPYIDTGKYVWSVVAYDQNEKMITESSSQSFTVDRNETVIASLGDSITHGGGAISNPPSYPEYNWQSYTNYKIRNLGYSGNTVDDLVNRFNNDVLPFRPKTLIILAGINDLRQGRDSNYVIKGLNLLKNKCIINNIKPIFVSVTPLNPEKMIKVLGSRPDAYWRQEQDKVNSWIQQQEYNINVHDMMI